The Rothia sp. SD9660Na DNA segment GAGGGGGCCCAGCTGGCCGGAGTTTGGGCTGCTGAGGCCCTGCGTATTGAGGCCTGGCGGCCGCGCGTGGGCGTGGACTCTGATGAGAAGACCATCCCCCACGAGCTCGACCTGCTCCGCACCGCCGTACACCTGGAGAAGGGCTGCTATAAGGGCCAGGAGACCGTGGCCCGCGTGCACAACCTGGGGCACCCGCCTCGTCGCCTCACCTTCCTTGACCTGGACGGCTCCGAGCACACCCTGCCCGCTGCCGGTTCTGCCGTGATGAACGGCGAGAAGAAGGTGGGCACCGTGACCTCGGTGGCCCTGCACCATGAGGCCGGGCCGATTGCCCTTGCCCTGCTGAAACGCTCCCTCGATCTGTCAGTAGCCCTGCGCGTGGTGGATGAGGGCGATAGGGACCCCGAGGGAAATCCCGTAACCAGTGAGTACGCTGCCGCCCAGACCATTATCGTTGCGCCGGAGGCTGGCCAGGTAGCCGGACGCCGGAACATGGGGGACTTTTTACGGTAGGCAGTGCTGTTCTGCTGTGACCTCCGCTGAGTATCACGAGTTGCTCTCTGGGGCGCAGGCGCCTTGGTCGTCTGTTGAAGGAGGCAGGGGGGATTCTTGCTTGGGTCTTAGACGGTAGAACCAAGCGTTGGTGGTAGGTGGAACTGGTTTGGTTCTGTTGCCAAAATATTTTTCACAGATTCTTGACAAGTGATGTTCATCATGTAAGTATTTTGTCATACGGCTCACAGGCTCACAATTTGTAATGAAAAATTTTCAATTTAGGGAGTCACGTTTCTAGAAAAGGTGGTCAAGATGGTATCTTACGTGACTGGTAATCAGTGGGGAACATTCTCTTCCCCCCGCTGGCAAAAATTCAATCTGCTTGCTGCCTTTATATTTCTGGCAGGTGCTCTTGCCTTTACCTATGGAGGGCTTACCACCAGCTATAGCTGGGCTCTTGCACCCCTGCTGGGTCTTCTTGGCCTTGGGCTAAGTCTCTTGGCCCGCACCTGGGGCTGGGCAGTGGCCTTCTCCCTGCTAATCCTAACCCTCCCAGCAGTCATCGCCCTACAGGGCGTATAAGGCGCATAAAACCAACCGATACTAAAGAAGTGGCCCTCCTCCCCGCCAGGGGAGGAGGGCCACTTCTTATGCCTCTAGGGCCTAGCGGCCGAAGAGAACCTTAGCCTCCTCATAGCGGTGCAGGGGAACGGTCTTGAGGCCGTTGAGGGCCTCAGCGAAGTCAACGCGCTTAATCTCGGTGCCCTGCATGGCAACCATCTTGCCCCACTCCTTGTCGTGAATCATGTCAACAACCTGGATGCCCAGGCGGGTGGAGAGCACGCGGTCAAAGCCGGTGGGGGCGCCACCGCGCTGGATATGACCCAGGGTGGTGTTACGGGTTTCGATGCCGGTGATGCGCTCGATCTCCTGGGCAACCCAGTCGCCGATACCGCCCAGGCGGGGGCGGCCGTCCTTCTCCTGGCCCTTACCAGCCATCACATCGTCAAAGCCCTCGGGGATGAAGCCCTCAGCAACAACAATCAGGGGGGAGCGGCCGCGGTCGTGAACTTCCTTGACCCAGCCAGAAACCTCTTCCATCGAGACCTTGACCTCGGGAATCAGAATAGCGTGAGCGCCACCGGACATACCGGAGTGCAGGGCAATCCAACCAACGTGACGGCCCATAACCTCAGCGACCATGGCAC contains these protein-coding regions:
- a CDS encoding 6-phosphofructokinase — protein: MKIGLLTSGGDCPGLNAVIRGAVLNGVKTYGDEFVGFRDGWRGVVEGDFMDLPRTKVRGLARTGGTILGTSRTNPFDGPNGGPENIEIMMERNGIDAIVAIGGEGTLAGAKRLADAGLPVVGVPKTIDNDLQATDYTFGFDTAVSIATDALDRLRTTGESHHRAMVAEVMGRHVGWIALHSGMSGGAHAILIPEVKVSMEEVSGWVKEVHDRGRSPLIVVAEGFIPEGFDDVMAGKGQEKDGRPRLGGIGDWVAQEIERITGIETRNTTLGHIQRGGAPTGFDRVLSTRLGIQVVDMIHDKEWGKMVAMQGTEIKRVDFAEALNGLKTVPLHRYEEAKVLFGR